From Lolium perenne isolate Kyuss_39 chromosome 5, Kyuss_2.0, whole genome shotgun sequence, a single genomic window includes:
- the LOC127302086 gene encoding transcription factor bHLH130: MYGGTLLSKDLNLPLQQQAVAGVRTPPQMSSPGLLRYRSAPSTLLGDVCGDFLPPSTGAGAGHSPGSPDHHAADAVFTRFLAAPPRSAAPAASHFSTDTAASLASQQQHQQQLMYQSQQQLAAMEGLFRTGGTDPAAAGNNGLVRQSSSPAGFLNHLNMDNGGYGNMLRAGMGGGGGYGSGNGDARLRGQLSFSSRQGSVMSQISEMASEELGGGSDGEEAGSNGAAARGYGGIPGYPTMGASPGGGGGWDDPSPSPSLSPGAMKRPRDAAKNGAPRQQLKQQYSLPAGSKPTPEMAAIEKFLQFQDAVPCKIRAKRGCATHPRSIAERVRRTKISDRIRKLQELVPNMEKQTNTSDMLDLAVDYIKELQMQVKVMNDGRTSCTCSASRQKRFGS, encoded by the exons ATGTACGGCGGTACGCTGCTGTCCAAGGACCTGAACCTGCCACTCCAGCAGCAGGCGGTGGCCGGCGTGCGCACGCCGCCGCAGATGAGCTCGCCCGGGCTGCTGCGGTACAGGTCGGCGCCGAGCACCCTGCTCGGCGACGTGTGCGGGGACTTCCTCCCGCCCAGTACTGGCGCCGGCGCGGGGCACAGCCCAGGGAGCCCGGACCACCACGCGGCGGACGCCGTCTTCACCCGCTTCCTCGCCGCCCCGCCACGCTCTGCCGCGCCGGCGGCCAGCCACTTCTCGACTGACACGGCCGCCTCCCTGGCCTCACAGCAGCAGCATCAGCAGCAGCTGATGTatcagtcgcagcagcagctggCGGCCATGGAGGGCCTGTTCCGCACCGGGGGCACggaccccgccgccgccggcaacaACGGGCTGGTCCGGCAGAGCAGCTCCCCCGCCGGGTTCCTCAATCATTTGAACATGGACAACG GAGGATACGGGAACATGCTGCGGGCGggcatgggcggcggcggcgggtacgGGAGCGGGAACGGCGACGCGCGGCTGAGGGGCCAGCTGAGCTTCTCGTCGCGGCAGGGGTCGGTGATGTCGCAGATCTCGGAGATGGCCAGCGAGGAGCttggcggcggcagcgacggCGAGGAGGCCGGCAGCAACGGCGCCGCTGCGCGCGGGTACGGCGGCATCCCCGGGTACCCGACGATGGGCGCctcccccggcggcggcggcggctgggacGACCCCTCACCGTCCCCGTCGCTGTCCCCCGGCGCCATGAAGCGCCCGCGCGACGCCGCCAAGAACGGCGCGCCCAGGCAGCAGCTGAAGCAGCAGTACAGCCTGCCGGCCGGCAGCAAGCCGACGCCGGAGATGGCGGCCATCGAGAAGTTCCTGCAGTTCCAGGACGCCGTGCCGTGCAAGATCCGCGCCAAGCGCGGGTGCGCCACCCACCCCCGCAGCATCGCCGAACGG GTTCGGAGGACGAAGATCAGCGACCGCATACGGAAGCTGCAGGAGCTCGTCCCAAACATGGAGAAG CAAACAAACACGTCCGACATGTTGGATCTGGCtgtcgactacatcaaggagctccAGATGCAGGTCAAG GTGATGAACGACGGGCGGACGAGCTGCACCTGCTCGGCGAGCAGGCAGAAGCGCTTCGGCAGCTGA